Proteins from a genomic interval of Brachybacterium vulturis:
- a CDS encoding CDP-glycerol glycerophosphotransferase family protein, whose protein sequence is MTSIGIAKIARMLSVWPVIVNTLALMAMVVALALDDALLTVLAALLPLLIIGWRKRRALVTARGRVGGVSRFLTARYLLLATAMVQLHDIGQLGGTALGACLLLALACALEPVLRALSKYAVPCAAHMPGSESRTGPAFRYGIAFPFSMLSLLVITVASLAPMPLLLAALLLTAVTVVVFVAALLDVVRGIQERRHDQANLPQALERMAPVFYVYWHAPPRSTFQVTMWLPHLERLGVPFAIVVRTAGTFRQLQGATAHPVILRRSLTDLDDLIVPSVRGVFYVNNAMRNNHMVRYSQLLHIQLLHGESDKASSATPIIRMYDRDFVAGQAAIDRFEKFGVAMPPEIFRIVGRPQVEDVEPERGLIRNLTDVSVLYAPTWLGNQTESNYSSLRAGPAIVQGLLGRGCRVVFRPHPYSSRSPELRAACEEIWTLLEADAAQTGREHLYGAHSERKMSVVDCFNAADALISDVSAVVGDFLHSGKPFAMVSPRIAAQEFTEQFPMARAAYVLEADGAVPRALGTVLDELLRTDARREERHRWAAYYLGDFPRETYAQRFVEVARDELGLGEDVPALPATEHPGPVAPS, encoded by the coding sequence GTGACATCGATCGGCATCGCCAAGATCGCGAGGATGCTGTCCGTCTGGCCCGTGATCGTCAACACCCTTGCACTCATGGCGATGGTGGTCGCGCTCGCGCTGGATGACGCGCTCCTGACGGTGCTCGCAGCACTGCTCCCGCTGCTGATCATCGGGTGGCGGAAACGGCGTGCCCTCGTCACGGCACGCGGGCGGGTCGGAGGTGTCAGTCGTTTTCTCACCGCTCGGTATCTTCTGCTCGCCACGGCCATGGTGCAGCTGCATGACATCGGGCAGCTCGGTGGCACCGCGCTCGGTGCCTGCCTTCTGCTCGCTCTGGCCTGCGCCCTGGAGCCGGTGCTCCGGGCGCTGAGCAAGTACGCCGTCCCCTGTGCGGCCCATATGCCCGGAAGCGAGTCGCGCACCGGACCGGCCTTCCGCTATGGCATCGCCTTCCCGTTCAGCATGCTTTCGCTGCTGGTGATCACCGTGGCGAGCCTTGCCCCGATGCCGCTGCTGCTCGCCGCGCTGCTGCTCACCGCCGTGACCGTCGTGGTGTTCGTCGCGGCGCTGCTCGACGTCGTGCGCGGCATCCAGGAGCGCCGGCATGACCAGGCGAATCTCCCTCAAGCCCTGGAGCGGATGGCTCCGGTCTTCTACGTCTATTGGCATGCTCCGCCGCGCTCCACGTTCCAGGTGACCATGTGGCTGCCTCACCTGGAACGTCTCGGTGTCCCGTTCGCGATCGTGGTCCGCACCGCCGGCACCTTCCGCCAGCTTCAGGGCGCGACGGCGCATCCGGTGATCCTGCGCCGCTCTCTGACCGACCTCGATGACCTGATCGTGCCGTCCGTGCGGGGCGTGTTCTACGTCAACAACGCGATGCGCAACAACCACATGGTGCGTTACTCGCAGCTGCTGCATATCCAACTTCTGCATGGAGAGTCCGACAAGGCCTCGAGCGCCACCCCGATCATCCGGATGTACGACCGCGATTTCGTGGCCGGGCAGGCGGCGATCGACCGCTTCGAGAAGTTCGGCGTCGCGATGCCCCCCGAGATCTTCCGCATCGTGGGCCGCCCCCAGGTGGAGGATGTCGAGCCGGAGAGGGGCCTGATCCGCAACCTCACGGATGTCTCGGTGCTCTACGCCCCTACCTGGCTCGGCAACCAGACCGAGAGCAACTACTCATCCCTCCGTGCCGGACCAGCAATTGTCCAGGGCTTGCTGGGACGAGGCTGCCGGGTCGTCTTCCGTCCGCATCCGTACAGCTCTCGCTCCCCGGAGCTGCGAGCCGCCTGTGAGGAGATCTGGACGCTGCTCGAGGCGGACGCGGCGCAGACCGGCCGCGAGCATCTGTACGGCGCCCACTCGGAACGGAAGATGAGCGTGGTCGACTGCTTCAATGCCGCCGACGCGCTGATCTCCGACGTCTCCGCGGTGGTGGGCGACTTCCTCCATTCGGGCAAGCCCTTCGCCATGGTCTCGCCGCGCATCGCAGCGCAGGAGTTCACCGAGCAGTTCCCGATGGCGCGCGCCGCCTATGTGCTCGAAGCTGACGGCGCCGTTCCGCGCGCTCTTGGCACCGTGCTCGACGAGCTGCTTCGCACCGATGCTCGCCGCGAGGAGCGCCATCGATGGGCGGCCTACTACCTCGGCGACTTCCCTCGTGAGACGTATGCGCAGCGGTTCGTGGAGGTGGCGCGGGATGAGCTCGGGTTGGGCGAGGATGTTCCCGCGCTCCCCGCCACGGAGCATCCCGGACCGGTCGCGCCCTCGTGA
- a CDS encoding FecCD family ABC transporter permease, with protein MSAAAAPASRARTPRSRRALLVATAAGPLLLALIAVRVLVGTPMVPLDLAVRALSGEDIPGYSFIVMDLRLPTAVVALLAGVAFGLSGTVFQTLLRNPLASPDVIGVTLGSSAGAVIAMAFFQADGRTLFWCALLGGLATAALLLAVAGMGGPGSSGGADNRFVLVGIGVAAALGALISYLLTRLSLQSAGDALHWMIGSLSSSTWDRAAVLAGALVVLIPVLALLVTRLRILQLGDDTATSLGLPVPRTRVALILVAVTLSALTVAVTGPLSFVAFLAGPIAQRLAGRPSFPLAAAVGAVIVLLADIAGQNLFGGTELPAGVVTGALGAPFLMWMLIRTPTSGSGR; from the coding sequence GTGAGCGCCGCCGCTGCTCCCGCGTCGCGAGCTCGCACGCCGCGCAGCCGCCGCGCCCTCCTGGTGGCGACGGCCGCCGGTCCGCTGCTGCTTGCGCTCATCGCCGTGCGGGTGCTGGTGGGCACCCCGATGGTCCCGCTGGATCTCGCCGTCCGGGCGCTCAGCGGCGAGGACATCCCCGGGTACTCCTTCATCGTGATGGACCTCCGCCTGCCCACCGCGGTGGTCGCGCTGCTGGCGGGCGTCGCCTTCGGGCTCTCCGGCACGGTCTTCCAGACCCTGCTGCGCAACCCGCTGGCCAGCCCCGACGTGATCGGCGTGACCCTCGGCTCCTCGGCCGGAGCGGTGATCGCGATGGCGTTCTTCCAGGCCGACGGCCGCACCCTGTTCTGGTGCGCGCTGCTGGGCGGCCTGGCCACCGCCGCGCTCCTGCTGGCCGTGGCCGGGATGGGCGGACCGGGGTCCTCCGGTGGTGCGGACAACCGCTTCGTGCTGGTCGGGATCGGGGTCGCCGCCGCCCTCGGCGCACTCATCTCCTACCTGCTGACCCGGCTGTCGCTGCAGTCGGCGGGTGATGCCCTCCACTGGATGATCGGCTCCCTCTCCTCCTCCACCTGGGACCGGGCGGCGGTGCTGGCCGGTGCCCTGGTGGTGCTGATCCCGGTCCTCGCCCTGCTGGTGACGCGCCTGCGGATCCTGCAGCTGGGTGACGACACCGCCACCAGCCTGGGACTGCCCGTGCCCCGCACCCGGGTCGCGCTGATCCTGGTGGCGGTGACGCTGAGCGCCCTCACCGTCGCCGTCACCGGACCGCTCTCCTTCGTGGCGTTCCTCGCCGGACCGATCGCGCAGCGGCTCGCGGGCCGCCCCAGCTTCCCGCTCGCCGCCGCGGTCGGCGCCGTGATCGTGCTGCTGGCCGACATCGCTGGGCAGAACCTCTTCGGCGGCACCGAGCTGCCCGCCGGGGTGGTCACCGGCGCGCTCGGCGCCCCGTTCCTGATGTGGATGCTCATCCGTACCCCGACCTCCGGATCCGGAAGGTGA
- a CDS encoding ABC transporter ATP-binding protein, producing the protein MTDADEIDFEVDKDELDNTPVIEVPDDRLSLLVNDLHVSYRVFGAKKVGHGPGQDWGVLGRLVRRGAKQPPVREVKAVRGISFAARHGEAIGIIGINGSGKSTLLRAIAGLIPPVAGTVHVAGNPALLGVNAVLMKDLTGERNIMIGALALGLSKKEVKEKFQEIVDFAEIGDFVNLPMKAYSSGMGARLRFSISASAIPDILMIDEALATGDASFRAKSKAKMDEVREAAGTVFLVSHSLATIQSMCTRVLWVHDGQLVMDGSPAEVCGAYKKYTSSRNPKKKSAPAKK; encoded by the coding sequence GTGACTGATGCCGACGAGATCGACTTCGAGGTCGACAAGGACGAGCTCGACAACACTCCGGTGATCGAGGTCCCTGACGACCGTCTCTCCCTCCTGGTGAACGACCTGCATGTCTCCTATCGGGTCTTCGGCGCCAAGAAGGTCGGGCACGGTCCCGGGCAGGATTGGGGCGTGCTCGGCCGCCTGGTGCGCCGCGGCGCGAAGCAGCCCCCGGTGCGTGAGGTGAAGGCCGTGCGCGGGATCAGCTTCGCCGCCCGGCACGGTGAGGCGATCGGCATCATCGGGATCAACGGCTCGGGCAAATCGACCCTGCTGCGCGCCATCGCCGGGCTGATCCCGCCGGTCGCCGGCACTGTCCACGTCGCCGGCAACCCCGCACTGCTGGGCGTCAACGCCGTGCTGATGAAAGACCTCACCGGAGAGCGCAACATCATGATCGGTGCACTCGCGCTGGGCCTGTCGAAGAAGGAGGTCAAGGAGAAGTTCCAGGAGATCGTCGATTTCGCCGAGATCGGTGACTTCGTCAACCTGCCGATGAAGGCCTACTCCTCGGGGATGGGGGCACGGCTGCGGTTCTCGATCTCGGCCTCGGCCATCCCGGACATCCTCATGATCGACGAGGCCCTGGCCACGGGGGATGCGTCGTTCCGCGCGAAGAGCAAGGCGAAGATGGACGAGGTGCGTGAGGCGGCCGGCACCGTGTTCCTGGTCAGCCATTCCCTGGCCACGATCCAGTCCATGTGCACGCGGGTGCTGTGGGTCCACGACGGGCAGCTGGTGATGGACGGCAGTCCCGCAGAGGTCTGCGGGGCGTACAAGAAGTACACCAGCTCACGCAACCCCAAGAAGAAGTCCGCGCCGGCGAAGAAATAG
- a CDS encoding FecCD family ABC transporter permease has translation MRRSTPLVLTGALLVLGLTCLLSLMVGARTVSPSTVVEALRAYDDSLTDHVVVHSRLLRTLAGIAVGGALAVAGAAMQGMTRNPLADPGILGINAGATTAVVLGVYLADASRVVELMGLALLGAALGTVAVYAVASLGREGATPVKLALTGAALTAGLGSVVNALVMIDDSSLDRLRFWQVGTLGARSLADISGVAALMAVGAVVILLTTGVLNALALGDDAAVGLGVKVGRARALLGTAVILLCGAAVALAGPIGFLGLVVPHAARLLLGGDYRRIVPLCLLGGPVLLLLADTAGRVIAPPAEVQVGVMTALVGVPVFIVLIRSRRQVGL, from the coding sequence GTGCGCCGTTCCACCCCGCTCGTGCTCACCGGGGCCCTCCTGGTCCTCGGACTCACCTGCCTGCTCTCCCTGATGGTCGGCGCCCGCACCGTCTCCCCGAGCACCGTGGTGGAGGCGCTGCGCGCCTATGACGACTCCCTCACCGACCACGTGGTGGTCCACTCGCGGCTGCTGCGCACTCTCGCCGGGATCGCCGTCGGCGGGGCACTGGCCGTGGCGGGCGCCGCGATGCAGGGGATGACCCGCAATCCGCTCGCCGATCCCGGGATCCTCGGGATCAATGCCGGGGCCACCACCGCCGTGGTGCTCGGGGTGTACCTCGCCGACGCCTCCCGGGTCGTCGAGCTCATGGGACTCGCCCTGCTCGGTGCCGCGCTGGGCACCGTCGCGGTCTACGCCGTCGCCTCCCTCGGCCGCGAGGGTGCCACCCCCGTCAAGCTGGCCCTGACCGGGGCCGCCCTCACCGCGGGCCTCGGCTCGGTGGTCAACGCCCTGGTGATGATCGATGACTCCTCTCTGGACCGGCTGCGCTTCTGGCAGGTCGGCACCCTCGGCGCCCGCAGCCTCGCGGACATCTCCGGGGTGGCGGCGCTGATGGCGGTCGGCGCCGTGGTGATCCTGCTGACCACCGGGGTGCTCAACGCCCTGGCGCTGGGGGACGACGCCGCGGTGGGTCTCGGGGTGAAGGTGGGCCGGGCCCGGGCACTGCTGGGCACGGCGGTCATCCTGCTGTGCGGTGCGGCCGTCGCGCTCGCCGGCCCCATCGGCTTCCTGGGCCTGGTGGTCCCGCACGCCGCTCGGCTGCTGCTCGGCGGCGACTACCGCCGGATCGTGCCGCTGTGCCTGCTGGGCGGCCCGGTGCTGCTCCTGCTCGCCGATACCGCGGGCCGAGTGATCGCCCCGCCCGCCGAGGTGCAGGTGGGCGTGATGACGGCCCTGGTGGGCGTGCCCGTGTTCATCGTCCTCATCCGCAGCCGACGGCAGGTGGGACTGTGA
- a CDS encoding SIP domain-containing protein has translation MALIEAQHLHLAYDRREIVRDLSLALPEGRITIIVGANGSGKSTLLRGMSRLLTPKSGGVLLDGRDLHSLRGKELARRLGLLPQSPLAPDGVTVRELVSRGRFPHQGLIPQWTEQDERAVAEALAATRTDALQERLLEELSGGQRQRVWIAMALAQQTEVLLLDEPTTFLDVTHQLEVLDVVRDLNRERGTTVGIVLHDLNLAARYADHLVAVRAGEIHSQGTPAEVITAQMAHEVFALDAHIAPDPVTGSPMVLPRRRDRTPSPHHHEEDPVSTTTDTAALVPALEHSSTLAFELTVAARRPLGPSLVRFTFTSADLEHFGTNSHPLDLRVKLIIPGPQASADHFAPVRPEGHLDPATHAQWYRDWLQIDPADRGWMRTYTVREHRAAGHPGNLSAQPEIDIDVVLHLDPVEQPGQGVAARWARDAQVGDTVSLLGPNRHLVGPDYGGIEFRPGTARTVLLVGDETAVPAVGSILEALPASISGHALLEVPEAGDAQQLLSRSGVQVTWLPREGRPHGELLDAAVRRLMSENNAQAFRDAAADGPADDGRAATHEELEDVDIDETILWETTTGHGAFYAWLAGEAGAIKSLRRHLVSELGLDRKQVSFMGYWRQGRAEH, from the coding sequence ATGGCACTGATCGAAGCCCAGCACCTGCACCTGGCGTACGACCGTCGGGAGATCGTCCGCGACCTCAGCCTGGCGCTGCCCGAGGGGCGGATCACGATCATCGTGGGCGCCAACGGCAGCGGCAAGTCGACCCTGCTGCGCGGCATGTCCCGCCTGCTCACCCCCAAGAGCGGCGGGGTCCTGCTGGACGGCCGCGACCTCCACTCCCTGCGCGGGAAGGAGCTCGCCCGGCGGCTCGGGCTGCTGCCGCAGTCCCCGCTCGCGCCCGACGGGGTGACCGTGCGCGAGCTGGTCTCGCGCGGCCGCTTCCCCCATCAAGGGCTGATCCCCCAGTGGACCGAGCAGGACGAGCGGGCGGTGGCCGAGGCGCTCGCCGCCACCCGCACCGACGCCCTGCAGGAGCGGCTGCTGGAGGAGCTCTCCGGCGGGCAGCGGCAACGGGTGTGGATCGCGATGGCGCTCGCCCAGCAGACCGAGGTGCTGCTGCTGGACGAGCCCACCACTTTCCTCGACGTCACCCACCAGCTCGAGGTGCTCGACGTGGTCCGCGACCTGAATCGTGAGCGCGGCACCACCGTCGGCATCGTGCTGCACGACCTCAACCTCGCCGCCCGCTACGCCGATCACCTGGTCGCCGTCCGCGCCGGCGAGATCCACTCCCAGGGCACCCCGGCCGAGGTCATCACCGCGCAGATGGCCCACGAGGTCTTCGCCCTGGACGCCCACATCGCCCCCGACCCCGTCACCGGCAGCCCGATGGTGCTGCCCCGCAGACGGGACCGCACACCCTCACCCCACCACCACGAGGAGGACCCCGTGTCCACCACCACCGACACCGCCGCGCTCGTGCCCGCCCTCGAGCACTCCAGCACGCTCGCCTTCGAGCTCACCGTCGCCGCCCGCCGCCCGCTCGGCCCGTCCCTGGTGCGCTTCACCTTCACCAGCGCCGACCTCGAGCACTTCGGGACCAACTCCCACCCACTGGACCTGCGGGTGAAGCTGATCATCCCCGGGCCGCAGGCGAGCGCCGACCACTTCGCCCCGGTGCGCCCCGAGGGCCACCTGGACCCCGCCACCCATGCCCAGTGGTACCGCGACTGGCTGCAGATCGATCCCGCCGACCGCGGCTGGATGCGCACCTACACCGTGCGCGAGCACCGCGCCGCCGGGCATCCCGGCAACCTCTCCGCGCAGCCGGAGATCGACATCGACGTGGTGCTGCACCTGGACCCGGTCGAGCAGCCCGGCCAGGGGGTCGCGGCGCGCTGGGCCCGTGACGCGCAGGTGGGGGACACCGTCTCCCTGCTCGGCCCCAACCGCCACCTGGTGGGCCCCGACTACGGCGGGATCGAGTTCCGCCCCGGCACCGCCCGCACCGTGCTGCTGGTGGGCGACGAGACCGCGGTGCCCGCCGTCGGCTCGATCCTCGAGGCGCTGCCCGCCTCGATCAGCGGCCATGCTCTGCTGGAGGTGCCCGAGGCCGGTGACGCCCAGCAGCTGCTGAGCCGCTCCGGGGTGCAGGTGACCTGGCTGCCGCGCGAGGGACGGCCGCACGGGGAGCTGCTCGACGCCGCCGTGCGGCGCCTGATGAGCGAGAACAACGCCCAGGCGTTCCGCGACGCCGCGGCCGACGGCCCCGCGGACGATGGCCGCGCGGCGACGCACGAGGAGCTGGAGGACGTCGACATCGACGAGACCATCCTGTGGGAGACCACCACCGGCCACGGCGCGTTCTACGCCTGGCTCGCCGGAGAGGCCGGAGCGATCAAGAGCCTGCGCCGGCACCTGGTCAGCGAGCTGGGGCTGGACCGCAAGCAGGTCTCGTTCATGGGGTACTGGCGGCAGGGGCGCGCCGAGCACTGA
- a CDS encoding SDR family NAD(P)-dependent oxidoreductase: MSKTALVTGASRGIGLETTRRFIRSNDDITTVVMFARASEDFDANVAALEKELPIGRKLVPVTVDVGDRDALKQAVTEAYEQVGGIDILVNNAGYTNPVPLQQVDMADFEKTINVNLYGPFTIVQTLLNLGNRFDLIVNIASTAGITGRSGWLTYSASKAAVINMSQVMREELSIYGTRVVCLSPGRTATALRKTLAPDEDPSTIMQPGHVAQVINTMSSPVGRFIDSENIVVRQ, translated from the coding sequence ATGAGTAAGACCGCGCTCGTCACCGGAGCATCCCGCGGGATCGGCCTCGAGACCACCCGACGCTTCATCCGGAGCAACGACGACATCACCACCGTGGTGATGTTCGCCCGCGCCTCCGAGGACTTCGACGCCAACGTCGCAGCCCTCGAGAAGGAGCTGCCGATCGGGCGCAAGCTCGTGCCCGTCACGGTCGACGTCGGAGACCGCGACGCCCTCAAGCAGGCCGTCACCGAGGCCTACGAGCAGGTCGGCGGCATCGACATCCTGGTCAACAATGCCGGGTACACCAACCCGGTCCCGCTCCAGCAGGTCGATATGGCCGACTTCGAGAAGACGATCAACGTGAACCTCTATGGTCCGTTCACCATCGTCCAGACCCTGTTGAACCTGGGCAACCGCTTCGATCTCATCGTCAACATCGCCTCCACGGCCGGCATCACCGGTCGCTCGGGCTGGCTCACCTACTCCGCCTCCAAGGCGGCGGTGATCAACATGAGCCAGGTGATGCGCGAGGAGCTGTCGATCTACGGCACCCGCGTGGTCTGCCTCTCCCCCGGCCGCACCGCCACTGCGCTGCGCAAGACCCTCGCGCCGGACGAGGATCCCAGCACGATCATGCAGCCCGGGCACGTCGCGCAGGTCATCAACACGATGTCCTCGCCGGTCGGGCGGTTCATCGACTCGGAGAACATCGTCGTGCGGCAATGA
- a CDS encoding CDP-glycerol glycerophosphotransferase family protein yields MSQTASPATGSGHRMSVPWARMRSLRRRLTQTIFAFLPLVLLAAGLPPFLAVLPAIYPLFVLLRRGVRRLRQHVTRTGLAGEHGIRLLLGLLPLGVAWAQGAAGPVGWIAVALFSLLPLAELVVTRVAPGRKLRVSNLPGIQDTRGPKYPVNLLLVVDLSVTALATILLLARVPAWALIILPVLALLLAGASALDSFRRIRDSVDSDNGLYEAVEAYDPRFILYYGVPAGSAYQIGMWITHLEQIGERFIVVLRRTSAFREISALTDAPVVVRTNIWQLDDVVTPQMTTAFYVNNSAPNVHLVRYPHLTHVQLLHGDSDKASSFNPVTALYDRIFVAGQAAIDRYENNGVHIPSEKFTIVGRPQVETVQQQGPQNVPISTVLYAPTWEGHYADTNYGSLPVGPDIVQALLARGRTVVFRPHPFSYRNSEAKANIREIHRLLEEDAQASGRNHLYRAPAEKELDAFGCFNIADAMISDVSSVVPDFLYSGKPYGLVTMTSTVAEFEQAFPLARSAYVITRDLENLDAALDELLISDSKADQRMSTREYYLGPFAPENYADAFLDAARHVVRIERKPVTALGAQIDEEANGGAGRSADESADSGAAGGAEDGEAAFELDEQNGDH; encoded by the coding sequence ATGAGTCAGACTGCGAGTCCGGCGACCGGATCAGGCCACCGCATGTCCGTGCCCTGGGCACGGATGAGGAGCCTGCGCCGTCGACTGACGCAGACCATCTTCGCGTTCCTGCCGCTGGTGCTGCTGGCTGCGGGTCTTCCCCCGTTCCTCGCGGTGCTCCCGGCGATCTATCCGCTGTTCGTCCTGCTCCGGCGCGGGGTCCGTCGCCTCCGCCAGCACGTGACCCGCACGGGTCTGGCCGGTGAGCACGGAATCCGCCTCCTGCTGGGGCTGCTTCCGCTCGGCGTCGCCTGGGCTCAGGGTGCTGCGGGCCCCGTGGGGTGGATCGCTGTCGCCCTGTTCTCTCTGCTCCCGCTCGCCGAACTGGTCGTCACCCGCGTCGCACCCGGCCGCAAGCTGCGGGTGAGCAACCTGCCGGGCATCCAGGACACTCGTGGGCCGAAGTATCCGGTGAACCTCCTGCTGGTCGTCGATCTCTCGGTCACCGCGCTGGCGACCATCCTGCTGCTGGCGCGTGTGCCCGCCTGGGCGCTGATCATCCTGCCCGTGCTCGCTCTGCTCCTGGCCGGCGCTTCCGCACTGGACTCCTTCCGGCGCATCCGTGACTCGGTGGACTCGGACAACGGGCTGTACGAGGCCGTGGAAGCCTACGATCCGCGGTTCATCCTCTATTACGGGGTGCCCGCCGGATCCGCGTACCAGATCGGCATGTGGATCACACATCTCGAGCAGATCGGGGAGAGGTTCATCGTCGTGCTGCGTCGCACCTCGGCGTTCCGGGAGATCTCGGCGCTCACCGACGCCCCCGTCGTGGTCCGCACCAACATCTGGCAGCTGGACGACGTCGTGACGCCGCAGATGACCACCGCGTTCTACGTGAACAACTCCGCACCCAATGTCCACCTGGTGCGCTATCCCCACCTGACCCATGTGCAGCTGCTGCACGGAGACAGCGACAAGGCCTCGAGCTTCAATCCTGTGACCGCGCTCTACGACCGGATCTTCGTCGCCGGACAGGCCGCCATCGACCGCTACGAGAACAACGGCGTCCACATCCCGTCGGAGAAGTTCACGATCGTCGGACGGCCCCAGGTCGAGACGGTCCAGCAGCAGGGACCGCAGAACGTCCCGATCAGCACGGTGCTCTACGCTCCCACCTGGGAGGGGCACTACGCCGATACCAACTACGGGTCCCTCCCCGTGGGCCCGGATATCGTGCAGGCGCTGCTCGCACGCGGGAGGACGGTCGTGTTCCGGCCCCATCCCTTCAGCTACCGCAACTCGGAGGCGAAGGCGAACATCCGCGAGATCCACCGACTTCTCGAAGAGGATGCGCAGGCCAGCGGTCGGAACCATCTGTACAGGGCCCCGGCGGAGAAGGAACTGGACGCCTTCGGCTGCTTCAACATCGCTGATGCGATGATCTCCGACGTCTCCTCGGTGGTCCCCGACTTCCTGTACTCGGGGAAGCCGTACGGCCTGGTCACGATGACCTCGACCGTCGCCGAGTTCGAGCAGGCGTTCCCGCTGGCACGCTCGGCGTACGTCATCACCCGGGACCTGGAGAACCTCGACGCAGCGCTCGACGAGCTGCTGATCTCCGATTCCAAGGCCGACCAGCGCATGTCCACCCGCGAGTACTACCTCGGTCCGTTCGCACCGGAGAACTACGCGGACGCCTTCCTCGATGCCGCACGGCATGTGGTCAGGATCGAGCGCAAGCCTGTCACCGCTCTGGGCGCGCAGATCGACGAGGAAGCGAACGGGGGCGCAGGACGCTCCGCTGACGAGAGTGCGGACTCGGGTGCTGCGGGAGGCGCGGAGGACGGAGAGGCCGCCTTCGAGCTCGACGAGCAGAACGGCGATCACTGA
- a CDS encoding ABC transporter permease — protein MPPPLGRVFDEASVAAAVQENDLEQIGVRPPLIPYVEELWQRRAFVQVLASSKAEAENQNTYLGQVWALVSPTINASVYVLIFGFLLSVGRAGIENTIAFIVVGVFMFRFFERSVMAGAHSLNKNMNLVRSVNFPRAVLPAAGVLAELMMLGPAIVVMCVISYASGFLPMSGRVTLDAYWLLLVPAIVLLWLFSTGCAFMVARWVAMTPDLDNLLPHFLRILMYASGVIFSVEKYLGEYSWGWLLEYQPVAVYLYLVRSSILDEPAYPPDATMWLIGVVWAVLFGVVGFLIFWSGEEKYGRD, from the coding sequence GTGCCACCGCCCTTGGGACGCGTCTTCGACGAGGCATCGGTAGCGGCCGCCGTCCAGGAGAACGACCTCGAGCAGATCGGTGTCCGTCCGCCGCTGATCCCGTACGTCGAAGAGCTGTGGCAGCGGCGCGCCTTCGTCCAGGTGCTCGCCTCGTCGAAGGCGGAGGCCGAGAACCAGAACACCTACCTCGGTCAGGTCTGGGCGCTGGTCTCACCGACCATCAATGCCTCGGTGTACGTGCTGATCTTCGGATTCCTGCTGAGTGTGGGGCGGGCCGGCATCGAGAACACCATCGCCTTCATCGTGGTCGGCGTGTTCATGTTCCGCTTCTTCGAGCGCTCGGTCATGGCCGGCGCGCATTCTCTGAACAAGAACATGAATCTGGTGAGGTCCGTGAACTTCCCCCGGGCCGTGCTTCCGGCTGCGGGTGTGCTCGCCGAGCTGATGATGCTCGGGCCGGCCATCGTGGTCATGTGCGTGATCTCGTACGCCTCCGGGTTCTTGCCGATGTCCGGCAGGGTCACGCTCGACGCGTACTGGCTGCTGCTGGTGCCCGCGATCGTCCTGCTGTGGCTGTTCTCCACCGGGTGCGCCTTCATGGTCGCGCGCTGGGTGGCCATGACCCCGGATCTGGACAACCTGCTGCCACACTTCCTGAGGATCCTGATGTACGCGTCCGGCGTGATCTTCTCGGTGGAGAAGTACCTCGGCGAGTACAGCTGGGGATGGCTGCTGGAGTACCAGCCCGTGGCCGTGTACCTGTACCTGGTGCGGTCCTCGATCCTGGACGAGCCCGCGTACCCGCCGGATGCCACCATGTGGCTGATCGGTGTGGTCTGGGCGGTGCTGTTCGGTGTCGTCGGCTTCCTGATCTTCTGGAGCGGAGAGGAGAAGTACGGGCGTGACTGA
- a CDS encoding IspD/TarI family cytidylyltransferase produces MYSLILLNGGIGSRTGADSPKQLLKLRGIPIMVYTLVTADRVEQISQIVLNYPPQWREDIEAVLKAYAISTPVTLVEAGASRHASVAAMVSHCTNDDVIIHETARPLVRTSDFQRLIDSEHRNVALMSEISFTVAPVDPGTSAVTGSLDRSRLRNVQLPQKFVKSDLLDAHTNAREQGIEFTEDATLVAEFGHPVHFIEGTDENLKVTTKTDLKMAGFLLRPEEDDDE; encoded by the coding sequence ATGTACTCACTGATCCTCCTCAACGGAGGGATCGGCAGCCGCACCGGCGCAGACTCGCCCAAGCAGCTGCTCAAGCTCCGCGGCATCCCGATCATGGTCTACACCCTGGTCACCGCCGACCGGGTGGAGCAGATCTCCCAGATCGTCCTGAACTACCCGCCGCAGTGGCGGGAGGACATCGAGGCGGTCCTCAAGGCCTACGCGATCTCGACCCCGGTCACGCTCGTCGAGGCCGGGGCCTCCCGCCACGCCTCGGTCGCGGCGATGGTCTCGCACTGCACCAACGATGACGTGATCATCCACGAGACGGCGCGCCCGCTGGTGCGCACCAGCGACTTCCAGCGCCTGATCGACTCCGAGCACCGCAACGTCGCGCTGATGTCGGAGATCTCGTTCACCGTGGCGCCGGTCGATCCGGGGACCTCTGCGGTGACGGGGTCGCTGGACCGTTCGCGTCTGCGCAACGTGCAGCTGCCGCAGAAGTTCGTGAAGTCGGATCTGCTGGATGCACACACGAATGCCCGCGAGCAGGGGATCGAGTTCACCGAGGACGCGACCCTGGTCGCGGAGTTCGGCCACCCGGTCCATTTCATCGAGGGCACCGATGAGAACCTCAAGGTGACCACCAAGACCGATCTGAAGATGGCCGGGTTCCTCCTGCGCCCTGAGGAGGACGACGATGAGTAA